In Bacteroidota bacterium, a single window of DNA contains:
- a CDS encoding GIY-YIG nuclease family protein, with amino-acid sequence MRKYYIYIMTNRKMTLYTGLTNNLERRVAEHCMHSNPGFTSRYKISKLVYFEEYSDVRDAISREKQIKGWGRQKKIDLISSINPNFEEVRF; translated from the coding sequence ATGCGCAAATACTACATCTATATAATGACAAATAGAAAGATGACGTTGTACACAGGGTTGACAAATAACTTAGAACGCCGGGTAGCCGAGCACTGCATGCATTCGAATCCCGGATTCACATCTCGCTATAAAATTTCGAAGTTAGTGTATTTTGAAGAGTACTCTGACGTGCGCGACGCAATTTCGAGAGAAAAGCAAATTAAGGGGTGGGGGAGGCAGAAAAAAATTGATCTCATCTCATCGATAAACCCTAATTTTGAAGAGGTCAGATTTTAA
- a CDS encoding endonuclease, with the protein MRTSRKSLGVLVSLIVLQSLSLWAQPGTYFDGISTSSATFVTDLQNLINPHTRITYDNYDETNIANFASRDTTNGQKVVTCVYSGLNYVYTPPFKWWGNAGVNNDSGFSREHSWCQSWMPSAHASNFTSLPEYSDQHHLFPVNQVHANDPRSNHPEGVVVSPTYTFLACKVGTDASGHTVFEPRQSHKGDFARALFYMAVCYNGVNGYDWTFNHLNNVILDSLSEAAQDVNLLLQWNKDDPPDAWEVSRNNYIQSIQNNRNPFVDHPEWANYINFNDLSKLTPTYAVEPSNHVTNLAIGNVTSSSLTVSWTNAAAGSQQPSGYLIELYASDDYFTPEDGSVYADDTDLTDNRAVVNVANSGGTSHQFTGLSCGTTYYVHMYSYNGSSSQINYKIDGTVPSCSATTGSATLAAEPSKYPGGFNLTTPTITNSSITIRWIDSAGGTVPSGYLILANTTNAFSDPVDGVTYSNDTNLGDGSAVVNVPYGSGDSLQCTGLLSLTSYSFRIYPYNGSGCQRNYKTDNFPSSKDQVTYTTGAASSSPTVVVNEYFNASAQSGEWVELLVIQNNLDMRGMQLRDYSSAGNAQTPVVFSNAALWSSVPKGTFIVLLGKGNAQAQDFDISDKKLVVSDTNATYFTGGASGFDISGTADALEILTSGGGHIHSLSHGSKPGSIASLAAPTANSTTAPASGHVVQFVNIGSVSDFGLDSKTSAGGAGTEGSANDAAESSFVATNLPVELSSFTARAAEDGVELRWTTATETENYGFEVERSTMNNEQSTMNSWETIGFVHGYGTSSSVHRYSFKDASAVVGSYNYRLKQIDRNGNFEYSDEVEATMTLAPNTILLGQNYPNPFNPETSIEFAVPTSGIATLKVYNTLGEEVATLVNGSVEAGVLNRAAFNGASFAGGAYFYTLRSGRFIETRKMLLLK; encoded by the coding sequence TTGAGAACATCGAGGAAGAGCCTCGGCGTTCTTGTCTCTCTGATCGTTCTTCAATCATTATCCCTCTGGGCGCAGCCCGGAACTTACTTCGACGGTATTTCCACATCAAGCGCGACCTTTGTCACTGACCTCCAGAACCTGATCAATCCTCACACCCGCATCACCTACGACAATTACGATGAGACGAACATTGCCAACTTCGCCTCGCGCGATACGACGAACGGGCAGAAAGTTGTGACGTGTGTGTATTCCGGGCTTAACTACGTTTACACGCCGCCCTTTAAATGGTGGGGAAACGCCGGAGTGAACAATGACTCGGGATTCAGCCGCGAGCACTCCTGGTGCCAGAGTTGGATGCCGAGCGCGCACGCATCCAATTTTACAAGCTTGCCTGAGTATTCCGACCAGCATCACCTTTTTCCCGTGAATCAGGTACACGCAAACGACCCGAGGAGCAATCATCCTGAGGGAGTCGTTGTTTCTCCAACATACACTTTTTTGGCGTGCAAGGTCGGAACGGATGCGAGCGGGCATACCGTCTTCGAGCCTCGTCAGTCGCACAAGGGGGATTTCGCACGCGCTCTTTTCTACATGGCCGTTTGCTATAACGGCGTGAATGGCTACGACTGGACATTCAATCATCTCAACAATGTTATACTCGATTCGCTGAGCGAAGCAGCACAGGATGTGAACCTTCTTTTGCAGTGGAATAAAGACGACCCTCCCGACGCGTGGGAAGTATCGCGGAACAACTATATCCAATCGATCCAGAACAACCGCAATCCGTTTGTCGATCATCCCGAGTGGGCGAACTATATCAACTTCAACGACCTCTCGAAACTGACTCCGACGTATGCCGTTGAACCTTCCAACCATGTGACGAACCTTGCGATAGGGAACGTCACTTCGTCCAGTCTGACGGTCAGCTGGACGAACGCCGCGGCAGGGAGTCAGCAGCCCTCCGGGTACCTGATCGAGCTCTACGCATCGGACGATTATTTCACGCCCGAAGACGGTTCGGTCTATGCCGACGACACGGACCTGACCGACAACCGTGCGGTAGTGAATGTGGCCAACAGCGGGGGGACGTCGCACCAGTTCACCGGCCTCTCGTGCGGAACGACATACTATGTGCATATGTATTCTTATAACGGCTCGTCGTCGCAGATCAACTACAAAATCGACGGGACGGTCCCTTCCTGCAGTGCAACGACAGGGTCGGCAACGCTTGCCGCCGAGCCATCAAAGTATCCGGGAGGGTTCAACCTTACGACACCGACGATCACGAACTCCTCAATCACGATCCGGTGGATCGACTCGGCCGGAGGTACCGTTCCCTCCGGCTATCTTATCCTCGCGAATACCACGAACGCGTTCAGCGACCCTGTGGACGGTGTAACGTATTCGAACGATACCAACCTCGGCGACGGTTCGGCGGTTGTCAATGTCCCGTACGGCAGCGGAGATTCGCTGCAGTGTACCGGCCTCCTGAGTCTGACCAGCTACTCGTTCAGGATTTATCCCTACAACGGAAGCGGTTGTCAGCGCAACTATAAGACGGACAATTTCCCTTCGTCGAAAGACCAGGTCACCTACACCACCGGAGCCGCTTCGTCGTCGCCAACCGTCGTAGTGAACGAGTATTTTAATGCATCGGCGCAAAGCGGGGAATGGGTCGAGCTTCTGGTCATCCAGAACAACCTGGATATGCGCGGGATGCAGCTTCGCGACTACAGCTCCGCCGGCAATGCGCAGACGCCGGTCGTGTTTTCGAATGCAGCACTCTGGTCATCAGTACCAAAAGGAACGTTCATTGTTCTTCTTGGAAAGGGAAACGCGCAAGCGCAGGACTTTGATATTTCGGATAAGAAACTCGTCGTCAGCGACACCAACGCGACGTACTTTACCGGCGGTGCAAGCGGCTTCGATATTTCCGGCACCGCCGATGCGCTTGAGATCCTGACTTCCGGCGGCGGCCATATTCATTCCCTCAGTCATGGCAGTAAACCGGGGAGCATCGCCTCGCTTGCGGCGCCGACCGCAAATTCAACGACGGCTCCGGCTTCGGGCCACGTGGTTCAATTCGTGAATATCGGGTCGGTAAGCGACTTCGGGCTCGATTCAAAAACATCGGCAGGAGGGGCTGGAACAGAGGGTTCAGCGAACGACGCTGCCGAGTCAAGTTTTGTCGCGACCAATCTTCCCGTCGAGCTGAGTTCGTTCACGGCTCGTGCGGCGGAGGATGGGGTCGAGCTTCGCTGGACGACGGCGACGGAGACGGAGAATTACGGGTTTGAGGTGGAGCGGAGTACAATGAACAATGAACAATCAACAATGAACAGTTGGGAAACAATAGGGTTTGTTCACGGGTATGGAACGAGCAGCAGCGTGCATCGTTATTCTTTCAAGGATGCATCCGCGGTGGTTGGGAGCTACAATTACCGTCTGAAGCAGATTGACCGCAACGGAAACTTTGAGTACAGCGATGAAGTGGAAGCAACGATGACGTTGGCGCCGAATACGATACTGCTCGGACAGAATTACCCGAACCCGTTCAACCCGGAAACCAGCATCGAATTTGCGGTGCCGACGTCGGGCATCGCGACGCTGAAAGTGTACAACACGCTTGGGGAAGAGGTTGCGACTCTCGTGAACGGCAGCGTTGAGGCGGGAGTGTTGAACCGTGCGGCGTTCAACGGAGCCAGCTTTGCCGGCGGCGCATATTTTTACACCCTCAGGTCTGGAAGGTTTATAGAGACGAGAAAGATGCTTCTGCTAAAGTGA
- a CDS encoding sugar transferase, which translates to MPLRKSYFLWKRIFDVVLALTLMAALFPAMVLLLLVAAWETRAFPLYVQDRGVSLERERFRIYKLRTMRERDSRAHIPGAAQIFFRPEYAGDVPRICRWFRLTGLDELPQLWNILVGDMSFIGPRPLALADLETMKRESPSFYDMRAAVTAPAGLSGLWQLYGSREEGVENLVRLDLLYEQTRSLALDLALVLKTIPTILFALRSDAIVGKAGDRRENSDVRMKSTEARALTLRLGTQD; encoded by the coding sequence ATGCCCTTGCGCAAATCCTATTTTCTCTGGAAAAGAATTTTCGACGTCGTTCTCGCGCTGACGCTCATGGCCGCGCTTTTTCCGGCAATGGTTCTGCTCCTCCTCGTCGCAGCATGGGAGACTCGGGCATTCCCCCTCTATGTTCAGGACCGGGGTGTCTCGCTCGAACGGGAGCGGTTCCGCATCTATAAACTCCGGACGATGCGCGAACGGGATTCCCGCGCGCACATTCCCGGCGCGGCACAGATCTTCTTCAGGCCCGAATACGCCGGCGACGTTCCCCGTATCTGCAGATGGTTCCGACTGACCGGACTCGACGAGCTTCCGCAGTTGTGGAATATTCTGGTCGGGGACATGAGCTTCATCGGCCCGCGCCCGCTGGCGCTCGCCGACCTCGAAACGATGAAACGCGAATCCCCTTCGTTCTATGATATGCGCGCGGCGGTCACCGCGCCGGCGGGACTCTCGGGACTCTGGCAGCTGTACGGCAGCAGGGAAGAAGGAGTCGAGAACCTCGTACGCCTCGATCTGTTGTACGAGCAGACCCGTTCGCTCGCGCTCGACCTCGCGCTCGTGTTGAAAACGATCCCGACCATCCTCTTCGCCCTCCGCTCCGATGCGATCGTGGGGAAAGCGGGAGACAGAAGGGAGAATTCAGATGTGAGAATGAAGAGCACAGAAGCACGGGCGCTGACGTTAAGACTTGGCACGCAGGACTAA
- a CDS encoding T9SS type A sorting domain-containing protein, translated as MKKLFTVLCILFLLGLGAQSTFAQIFTEDFNYPLQTLLTVDNTGWLAHSSAGTNPEQISDSNLTLSGVTTYPSGGKALVLKRTGQDVNYRFVASESDSITCSTGSGVVYASFLVNIDTVGTTPNNKLNAVGDYFFHFGDYGGGAQAVGTTMNTSDFWARVYVRKSTKPDSSLTFGIARGALVSGTGLPVFTDSIYQRNTTYLLVVKYDFGGAPLDTSLSGAGNASLYVFQSGDDWTSEPGSPNAQAYGDGAASQFGTGLSVAHEISFIALRQGSATTAPYLVIDGIHVSQDWTSLNLPVELKSFTATPNGKSVELAWSTATEVNNSGFAIERKTSTSSYQQVGFVAGNGTSNVGHHYSYTDQVAAGTYTYRLKQIDHNGAFVYSAAVNATIGLTPADYELSQNYPNPFNPTTMITFAVPTDQKATMKVYNMLGQEVMTLFDGTAQANQLIHVNMNASSLSSGTYFYVLQTGETRQIKKMILLK; from the coding sequence ATGAAAAAACTGTTTACTGTATTATGCATCCTCTTCCTGCTCGGACTCGGCGCACAGTCGACGTTCGCGCAGATCTTCACGGAGGATTTCAATTATCCACTTCAAACGCTACTGACAGTCGATAACACGGGATGGCTCGCACATAGCAGCGCTGGCACAAATCCCGAGCAAATATCCGACTCAAATTTGACTTTGTCTGGAGTTACAACATATCCATCCGGCGGGAAAGCCCTCGTGCTCAAAAGGACTGGACAAGACGTCAACTACAGATTCGTGGCATCGGAGTCGGATAGTATCACGTGCTCGACTGGATCTGGCGTAGTATATGCATCATTCCTGGTCAATATCGATACTGTCGGAACCACTCCAAATAATAAGTTAAATGCTGTCGGTGATTATTTCTTTCACTTTGGAGATTACGGCGGCGGAGCGCAGGCAGTCGGTACTACTATGAACACCTCTGATTTTTGGGCTCGTGTGTACGTCCGGAAATCTACAAAGCCTGACAGCTCTTTAACGTTTGGGATTGCCAGGGGTGCCCTCGTGTCAGGAACTGGGCTTCCCGTGTTTACTGACTCGATTTATCAGCGTAACACCACCTACCTTCTAGTAGTAAAGTACGACTTTGGCGGAGCTCCTCTCGACACTTCCCTCAGTGGAGCCGGGAATGCCAGTCTTTACGTCTTCCAATCGGGCGATGACTGGACTTCCGAACCGGGATCGCCCAACGCTCAAGCGTATGGCGATGGCGCGGCTTCGCAGTTTGGGACAGGTTTAAGTGTCGCCCATGAAATTTCATTTATTGCATTGCGTCAGGGATCAGCCACGACCGCACCTTACCTTGTCATCGACGGAATCCATGTCAGCCAGGATTGGACAAGTTTGAACTTGCCGGTTGAGTTGAAGAGCTTCACTGCGACGCCCAACGGGAAGTCGGTGGAACTTGCCTGGTCGACCGCGACCGAAGTGAACAACTCCGGCTTTGCGATCGAACGGAAGACCTCGACCAGCTCCTATCAGCAGGTCGGGTTTGTGGCAGGAAACGGAACGAGCAACGTTGGTCATCATTACAGCTACACAGACCAGGTTGCCGCCGGTACGTATACCTACCGTCTGAAGCAGATCGACCATAACGGTGCGTTCGTGTACAGCGCGGCCGTGAATGCGACGATCGGCCTCACGCCGGCTGACTACGAACTGAGCCAGAACTATCCGAATCCTTTCAACCCGACGACCATGATCACCTTTGCCGTGCCAACGGATCAGAAGGCGACTATGAAAGTGTACAACATGCTCGGGCAGGAAGTGATGACGCTGTTCGACGGCACGGCGCAGGCGAACCAGCTGATTCATGTGAACATGAACGCAAGCTCGCTCAGCTCCGGAACATACTTTTACGTTCTGCAAACGGGAGAGACCCGTCAGATCAAGAAGATGATCCTGCTGAAGTAA
- a CDS encoding T9SS type A sorting domain-containing protein: MKPFYLFFSAFFLLSPLFAQTPLPMSSTAGMMYTENFSDIADWTNGFASGTGAERFGAVDTNSRGTIPDGIRITVPTQKFSTGTSAGVQRGTGNILLLATGTADNSASAAIDLFVDFTGVAPGMLSFRWGDSTNGTVGASPRCASLRVYTSGDGAAFTELTAAAVLNLVNGALSFGTLSGIPLPQNLKNCSAARIRFYCYNGTGGTTGSRPKISIDDITITAGPESEPKSQPTALVFSNVGSTSMQVSFTPSATAESYLVLRRTSALPTGIPADGNSYIAGQTIGDGVVEYAGSGTSFTEEGLTASTTYGYEVFAFNGKGYGTNYLTAAPLTGSKTTGATAAASLSDIVAIAGSETAAISSISNHPSPLTSTTGTQVWQVKIRDGGAALSDGDGKPTIVTGLTFTQGPANKVADWSSAILAADLFDGSTHLASGTIGAASLVFGNFTATAPSKGTKTLSLRISLKTSGLHDGQVFQFKLTPANTITQNDVTSSQMSLFPAAVSDSAKNAIGVIATQLVFIAAPVQFANLNTNISVSLEARDANNNKDTEAHGNVTILLASGTDAPGSASGLTKVLSSGSVSWDDIRFTKGELGVSLTASNTGGLINPTSGVFETTNAIVVENFPYAVSGPITGDGWSAHGAEGTNPICVVSPGLTYAGYHSSGIGNAAQLSSSGEDDHVTFFTIASGSVYASMLVNVSAAQSGGDFFFHFSTSSLGTFTGRVFVKDSAGKLAFGVSKSSTEPNYTRAVYSYNTTYLLVLKYTFKNKSDTDDTADLFVDPPLNAPEHTPSASAPAGENDAQSIGAIALRQGGAGTAPTLRIDGIRVATSWGNVPLPVELSSFTARTAEDGVELRWTTATETENYGFEVERSTMNNEQSTMNGWVKLGFVAGQGTSSSIHRYSFKDVSAVVGSYNYRLKQIDRNGNFEYSDEVEATITLAPNTMLLGQNYPNPFNPETSIEFAVPTAGIATLKVYNTLGEEVMSLFDGDADANLRYRVRMNAGCLSSGIYFYVLQSGGKRDVKKMLLLK; the protein is encoded by the coding sequence ATGAAACCATTCTATCTTTTTTTCTCCGCATTTTTTCTTCTCTCTCCATTGTTCGCGCAAACGCCGCTTCCGATGTCCTCGACTGCCGGCATGATGTACACCGAAAATTTCTCTGACATTGCAGACTGGACGAACGGCTTCGCCTCCGGCACCGGGGCGGAACGCTTCGGCGCCGTGGATACGAATTCGCGCGGCACGATCCCGGACGGCATCAGGATCACCGTCCCGACCCAAAAATTTTCCACCGGTACCTCCGCCGGCGTCCAGCGGGGGACCGGAAATATTCTTCTCCTCGCCACCGGCACGGCGGATAATTCCGCTTCGGCCGCGATCGATCTTTTTGTGGACTTCACCGGCGTTGCGCCGGGGATGCTCAGCTTTCGATGGGGGGACAGCACCAACGGCACCGTCGGCGCCAGCCCGCGCTGCGCATCGCTCCGCGTTTATACGAGCGGGGACGGCGCCGCCTTCACCGAACTGACCGCGGCCGCGGTGCTGAATCTCGTCAACGGCGCGTTGTCGTTCGGGACTCTCTCCGGGATTCCGCTTCCTCAAAATCTTAAGAACTGCTCGGCGGCGAGAATCCGGTTCTATTGTTATAACGGCACCGGCGGAACGACGGGGAGCCGTCCGAAGATCAGCATCGACGACATCACGATCACCGCAGGTCCCGAGTCCGAGCCGAAGTCGCAGCCGACCGCGCTCGTTTTTTCGAACGTCGGCTCGACGTCGATGCAGGTATCGTTCACCCCGTCCGCAACCGCGGAAAGCTACCTCGTTCTCCGCCGCACCAGCGCATTGCCGACGGGGATTCCCGCCGACGGCAATTCCTATATTGCCGGTCAAACCATCGGAGACGGCGTTGTGGAATATGCCGGCAGCGGAACATCATTCACGGAAGAAGGATTGACCGCATCAACCACGTACGGTTACGAGGTCTTCGCCTTCAACGGAAAAGGATACGGCACAAATTATCTGACTGCGGCCCCGCTGACCGGAAGCAAGACAACCGGAGCAACTGCCGCCGCATCGCTGAGCGACATCGTCGCTATCGCGGGTTCAGAAACGGCTGCGATCTCTTCCATCTCAAATCATCCTTCGCCGCTCACATCGACGACCGGGACCCAGGTGTGGCAGGTCAAGATCCGGGACGGGGGAGCGGCATTGTCGGACGGCGACGGGAAGCCGACCATTGTCACAGGGCTGACATTCACGCAAGGCCCGGCCAACAAGGTCGCCGATTGGTCGAGCGCAATTCTTGCGGCCGACCTGTTCGACGGATCGACGCATCTCGCAAGCGGGACGATCGGAGCGGCTTCGCTCGTGTTCGGTAATTTTACCGCGACCGCGCCAAGCAAGGGGACAAAAACACTCTCGCTCAGGATCTCGCTGAAGACGTCGGGACTCCACGACGGACAGGTCTTCCAGTTCAAGCTGACACCGGCCAACACCATCACGCAGAACGACGTGACAAGCTCTCAGATGAGTTTGTTCCCGGCCGCGGTCTCGGACTCCGCGAAAAATGCGATCGGAGTCATAGCGACGCAGCTCGTGTTTATCGCTGCTCCGGTCCAGTTCGCGAACCTGAACACGAACATCAGCGTTTCGCTTGAAGCGCGCGACGCGAACAACAATAAAGACACGGAAGCTCACGGGAATGTCACAATACTTCTTGCGTCCGGGACGGACGCGCCGGGTTCGGCATCCGGGTTAACGAAAGTTCTGTCGTCGGGGTCAGTTTCATGGGATGATATCAGATTCACGAAAGGGGAGTTAGGCGTCAGCCTGACCGCCTCGAACACCGGAGGTTTGATCAACCCGACCTCCGGCGTATTCGAGACGACGAACGCGATCGTTGTCGAGAATTTTCCGTACGCCGTTTCCGGGCCGATCACCGGCGACGGCTGGAGCGCTCACGGCGCGGAAGGGACGAACCCGATCTGCGTCGTTTCTCCCGGATTGACCTACGCGGGATATCATTCGTCCGGCATCGGCAATGCCGCGCAGCTGTCGTCCAGCGGGGAAGACGACCATGTCACGTTTTTCACGATCGCCAGCGGGTCGGTGTACGCGTCGATGCTTGTCAATGTGAGCGCAGCCCAAAGCGGCGGAGATTTCTTCTTCCATTTCAGCACCAGTTCCCTCGGAACGTTCACGGGGCGCGTCTTTGTGAAAGACAGCGCCGGCAAGCTTGCCTTCGGCGTAAGCAAGAGCAGCACGGAGCCGAACTATACGCGCGCTGTCTATTCGTACAACACGACGTATCTTCTCGTTTTGAAATACACGTTCAAAAATAAATCTGACACCGACGACACGGCCGATCTTTTTGTCGATCCGCCGTTGAACGCGCCGGAACATACCCCCTCGGCAAGCGCTCCCGCCGGGGAGAACGACGCCCAGAGCATCGGAGCCATTGCGCTGCGGCAAGGAGGAGCGGGGACGGCACCGACGCTGAGAATTGACGGCATTCGTGTCGCAACCTCGTGGGGGAATGTCCCGCTTCCCGTCGAGCTGAGTTCGTTCACGGCTCGCACAGCGGAGGATGGGGTCGAGCTTCGCTGGACGACGGCGACGGAGACGGAGAATTACGGGTTTGAGGTGGAGCGGAGTACAATGAACAATGAACAATCAACAATGAACGGTTGGGTGAAGCTTGGGTTTGTGGCGGGACAGGGGACGAGCAGCAGCATACATCGTTATTCTTTCAAGGATGTATCCGCGGTGGTTGGGAGCTACAATTACCGTCTGAAGCAGATCGACCGCAACGGAAACTTCGAGTACAGCGATGAAGTGGAAGCAACGATAACGTTGGCGCCGAATACGATGCTGCTCGGACAGAATTACCCGAACCCGTTCAACCCGGAAACCAGCATCGAATTTGCGGTGCCGACGGCGGGCATCGCGACGCTGAAAGTGTACAACACGCTCGGTGAGGAAGTGATGTCGCTGTTCGATGGAGATGCGGACGCGAACCTGCGATATCGTGTTCGGATGAATGCGGGATGCTTGAGCTCGGGGATATACTTTTATGTACTGCAGTCGGGAGGGAAACGGGACGTGAAGAAGATGCTTCTGCTGAAGTGA